In Ferroacidibacillus organovorans, a genomic segment contains:
- a CDS encoding alpha/beta fold hydrolase, whose amino-acid sequence MTKFTEGFIPVTGGNVWYRKTGDGEGIPLLVMHGGPGSSTMASDSIQTLGEQRPVIHYDQLGSGKSDRPTDPSLWKVERFVEELGQVRSALGLTEVHLLGHSWGTMLAAAYLLGFANGSLVDGTVKREHGETTLAMPTKPVGVHSVTFSSPALSAPLWERDQRAYLKAFPQHVQNVIERCEREGTTDSEAYQDAMMLFYKRHVCRLDPWPQTILDAFAVTNHQVYQTMWGASEFTVTGTLKTFDVTGRLSELTLPSLFTCGRYDEASPETTAYYASLVAGARFHVFEHSAHMTIQEEPEEFARILKAFLKDVEAENS is encoded by the coding sequence ATGACGAAATTTACCGAGGGATTCATTCCAGTGACAGGCGGCAACGTATGGTATCGCAAGACGGGAGACGGAGAAGGGATTCCACTTCTCGTGATGCACGGTGGTCCTGGCAGTTCAACCATGGCATCTGACTCTATTCAAACCCTGGGTGAACAGCGCCCTGTGATTCACTATGACCAACTCGGCAGCGGCAAGTCGGACCGTCCGACTGATCCCTCCCTCTGGAAGGTTGAGCGCTTCGTTGAAGAACTCGGACAAGTCAGGTCAGCGCTTGGACTCACTGAGGTGCATCTTCTCGGCCACTCGTGGGGCACCATGCTCGCGGCGGCGTATCTCCTGGGCTTTGCAAACGGCAGCTTGGTCGATGGCACTGTAAAGCGTGAGCACGGCGAAACCACCCTTGCGATGCCCACAAAACCGGTGGGTGTTCACAGCGTCACCTTTTCGAGTCCAGCGCTCAGCGCACCGCTGTGGGAGCGCGATCAGCGGGCGTACTTAAAAGCGTTTCCTCAACATGTCCAGAATGTGATTGAACGCTGCGAGCGTGAAGGAACAACCGATTCAGAGGCGTATCAAGATGCAATGATGCTTTTTTATAAGCGTCACGTTTGTCGACTCGATCCTTGGCCACAAACCATTCTTGACGCGTTTGCCGTCACCAACCATCAAGTCTATCAAACCATGTGGGGCGCGTCGGAGTTTACGGTGACAGGAACACTGAAAACCTTTGACGTGACAGGGCGCTTGAGCGAGTTGACGCTACCAAGTCTTTTCACATGCGGTAGATATGACGAGGCCTCACCTGAGACGACCGCCTATTACGCCAGCTTGGTAGCCGGAGCGCGCTTTCACGTTTTTGAACACAGCGCGCACATGACCATCCAAGAAGAACCGGAAGAATTCGCCCGCATCTTAAAAGCGTTCCTGAAAGACGTGGAGGCTGAAAACTCCTGA
- the rlmH gene encoding 23S rRNA (pseudouridine(1915)-N(3))-methyltransferase RlmH — protein sequence MQIVLLAVGKIKERYWRDAEAEYRKRLSPYASVQVIEVADEADGKEIDRALEAEGARLLSQLRERDYVVALAIEGEAVTSPQLATRLENVIARGAGRYVFVIGGSNGLSPAVLKRADWHLSFSQFTFPHQMMRTMLLEQIYRAFRINQGAAYHK from the coding sequence ATGCAGATCGTCCTCTTGGCGGTTGGCAAGATAAAAGAGCGCTATTGGCGAGATGCGGAAGCCGAGTATCGAAAGCGGCTGTCTCCTTACGCGTCGGTTCAGGTGATCGAGGTTGCAGACGAGGCGGACGGGAAAGAGATCGATCGGGCGCTTGAGGCTGAAGGTGCTCGACTGCTGTCGCAGCTTCGCGAACGTGACTATGTTGTCGCGCTCGCGATCGAAGGTGAGGCCGTCACATCACCACAATTGGCGACTCGGTTAGAGAACGTGATTGCGCGCGGGGCGGGCCGCTATGTGTTTGTCATTGGCGGATCAAACGGCCTCTCACCCGCGGTACTGAAGCGGGCGGATTGGCACTTGAGTTTTTCACAGTTCACGTTTCCGCACCAGATGATGAGGACGATGTTGCTGGAGCAGATCTATCGCGCGTTTCGCATCAATCAGGGAGCGGCGTATCACAAGTGA